A window of Cohnella herbarum contains these coding sequences:
- a CDS encoding TerD family protein: MAVNLSKGQKVDLTKTNPGLVKVKVGLGWDTNKYDGGSSFDLDATAFCLNGSGKVNSDSDFIYYNNKSNTNGAIQLSGDNQTGEGAGDDESLTIDLNQVPANIEKVAFCITIHDAASRNQNFGQVANAFVRILKDGTNEELIRYDLGEDFSIETAVVVAELYRHNGEWKFSAVGSGYRDGLAGLCRDFGVQV, translated from the coding sequence ATGGCTGTAAATTTGTCCAAAGGTCAGAAAGTCGATTTAACCAAAACCAATCCGGGTCTCGTTAAAGTGAAAGTCGGTCTAGGCTGGGATACGAACAAATACGACGGCGGAAGTTCCTTCGACCTAGATGCGACCGCCTTTTGCTTGAATGGTTCCGGTAAAGTGAACTCGGATAGCGATTTTATTTACTATAATAACAAGAGCAATACGAACGGAGCGATCCAGCTATCCGGCGATAATCAAACCGGCGAAGGCGCGGGAGACGACGAGTCCCTGACGATCGATCTGAATCAAGTTCCCGCCAATATCGAGAAGGTAGCTTTCTGCATCACGATCCACGATGCCGCGTCGCGCAATCAGAATTTCGGACAAGTAGCTAACGCATTCGTCCGTATTCTCAAGGACGGAACGAACGAAGAGCTTATTCGGTACGATCTGGGAGAAGATTTCTCGATCGAGACTGCGGTCGTCGTAGCGGAATTGTATCGCCATAACGGAGAATGGAAATTCAGCGCCGTAGGAAGCGGCTATCGGGACGGATTAGCGGGTCTTTGCCGCGATTTCGGAGTACAAGTATAG
- a CDS encoding TerD family protein yields the protein MTISLVKGQKIDLTKGNAGLSKLIVGLGWNPVEKKSFFGSKKVDIDCDASALLLDENGKLQGKNLVCFHNLKSPDGSVVHSGDNRTGEGDGDDEQIHIDLVRLPANIHKILMVVNIYDCVNRKQDFGMISSAYIRVLNQSNEQELVRFNLTDNYSGKTALVVGEIYRHGGEWKFNAIGEGTDAPHIDILARSYQ from the coding sequence ATGACGATTTCTCTAGTAAAAGGACAGAAAATCGATTTAACGAAGGGCAATGCCGGACTTAGCAAGCTAATCGTTGGTCTCGGATGGAATCCAGTGGAGAAGAAGAGTTTCTTCGGCTCCAAGAAAGTGGATATTGACTGCGATGCTTCCGCCCTCCTGCTGGACGAGAACGGCAAGCTTCAAGGGAAAAACCTTGTTTGCTTCCACAACTTGAAGAGTCCGGACGGCTCGGTCGTTCACTCGGGCGATAATCGCACGGGAGAAGGCGACGGAGACGACGAGCAAATTCATATCGATCTGGTTCGCCTTCCCGCGAATATCCACAAGATCCTTATGGTCGTTAACATTTACGATTGCGTTAATCGCAAGCAGGATTTCGGAATGATCTCCTCCGCGTACATTCGCGTGCTGAATCAATCGAATGAACAAGAGCTCGTTCGCTTTAACTTAACGGACAACTATTCCGGTAAAACGGCGCTCGTCGTCGGAGAAATTTACCGTCATGGCGGCGAATGGAAGTTTAACGCGATCGGCGAAGGCACGGATGCGCCGCACATTGATATATTGGCTCGCAGTTACCAATAA
- a CDS encoding DUF475 domain-containing protein, translating into MSELLSQPETWGVIGTLIIIEGLLSADNALVLAVMVKHLPKEQQKKALFYGLLGAYVFRFIAIGIGIYLVKITWVSILGGLYLLWIACSNLFDLQFAMARVGGVPLIPYIRRKPKAEDEEEEGSNKGYGFWRTVLAVEMVDIAFSIDSVIAAFGISQEVWVLLLGGMLGVLMMRGVAQIFLKLIEKFPELEKAAFILIIVIGLKMIAFAFGVHVPKALFFSSLIAILGGAVLLSIYRRKKQEAASSAK; encoded by the coding sequence ATGAGCGAGCTCTTGTCGCAACCGGAAACATGGGGCGTTATCGGTACGCTGATCATTATTGAAGGCTTGCTCTCCGCCGACAATGCGTTGGTATTAGCCGTAATGGTTAAACATCTCCCGAAAGAACAACAGAAAAAGGCATTGTTCTACGGTCTTCTGGGAGCTTACGTATTCCGGTTCATTGCGATCGGCATAGGGATATATCTTGTAAAAATAACGTGGGTTTCCATACTCGGCGGACTTTACTTGCTCTGGATCGCGTGCAGCAACCTGTTCGACTTACAATTCGCTATGGCTAGAGTCGGCGGCGTTCCGCTTATTCCTTACATTAGACGGAAGCCGAAAGCGGAAGATGAAGAAGAGGAAGGCAGCAACAAAGGTTACGGCTTCTGGCGCACTGTACTTGCCGTAGAGATGGTAGATATTGCTTTTAGTATCGATAGCGTTATCGCGGCTTTCGGTATCAGCCAAGAAGTGTGGGTATTGCTCTTGGGGGGTATGCTCGGAGTATTAATGATGAGGGGCGTAGCGCAAATCTTCCTCAAATTAATCGAGAAGTTCCCTGAGCTTGAGAAAGCGGCATTTATTCTGATTATCGTTATTGGATTGAAGATGATCGCTTTCGCGTTCGGCGTTCATGTTCCGAAAGCGTTGTTCTTCTCCAGTCTCATTGCCATATTGGGCGGCGCGGTGCTTCTAAGCATTTACAGAAGGAAGAAACAAGAAGCGGCAAGTTCGGCCAAGTAA
- a CDS encoding MBOAT family O-acyltransferase, which translates to MVFSNLLFLFLFLPAVLLLYYVSPWRIKNLVLFLTSLVFYAWGEPVYIVIMLISTVTDYVFGLLLSNPKRSAIQRKAIVVFSIAINLALLSYFKYADFLINNVNDLFGSSIPLTELALPIGISFYTFQSMSYIVDIYRGTAKAQRNWIDFATFVALFPQLVAGPIVHYKTVSEQLRKRSVNIEIFAEGVRRFIIGLAKKVLLANNIGLLWNSISSTDTGSLAVLTAWLGIIAFAFQIYFDFSGYSDMAIGLGMMFGFRFNENFNKPYTAQSITDFWRRWHISLSSWFRDYVYIPLGGNRRGLGVQLRNILIVWLLTGIWHGASWNFLLWGLYFGVILILEKWWVLKRLDRMPRWVRHAYAIVLILIGWVLFAFEELPKVGSYLQAMIGLSGRPLWDDVTIYFAYTNAILIIVLIVASLPRKSASEPGGRNPMLNLAWCGVLFFLSVAYLVDATFNPFLYFRF; encoded by the coding sequence ATGGTATTCAGCAACCTGCTGTTCCTATTCTTATTCTTGCCCGCCGTCCTGCTGCTGTATTACGTATCGCCGTGGAGAATCAAGAATCTCGTCCTATTCTTAACTAGCCTCGTCTTCTACGCATGGGGCGAACCGGTGTACATCGTTATTATGCTCATATCCACCGTAACGGATTACGTTTTCGGGTTGCTTCTTAGCAACCCGAAACGGAGCGCGATTCAACGCAAAGCGATCGTCGTGTTCTCCATTGCGATTAACCTTGCGTTGTTGTCTTATTTCAAATACGCGGATTTTCTCATTAACAACGTGAACGATCTGTTCGGCTCAAGTATTCCGTTAACGGAGCTTGCTCTCCCGATCGGAATCTCTTTCTACACATTTCAATCCATGTCCTACATCGTAGATATCTATAGAGGAACGGCTAAAGCCCAGCGCAATTGGATCGACTTCGCTACGTTCGTCGCCTTGTTCCCGCAATTGGTCGCGGGGCCTATCGTTCATTACAAGACGGTGTCCGAACAACTGCGCAAGCGTTCCGTCAACATCGAGATATTCGCCGAAGGCGTTCGACGGTTCATCATCGGATTGGCAAAGAAGGTATTACTGGCGAACAATATCGGTTTGCTGTGGAATTCCATCTCGAGTACGGATACCGGTTCTTTGGCCGTATTAACGGCTTGGCTAGGCATTATCGCGTTCGCGTTTCAGATTTATTTCGATTTCAGCGGTTATTCGGACATGGCGATCGGCCTGGGAATGATGTTCGGTTTCCGATTTAACGAGAACTTTAACAAGCCCTATACCGCGCAGAGTATTACGGACTTCTGGCGGAGATGGCATATTTCGCTCAGCAGTTGGTTCCGGGATTACGTCTACATCCCGCTAGGAGGTAACCGGCGAGGTCTAGGCGTTCAACTGCGGAACATCCTCATCGTCTGGCTGCTTACCGGCATCTGGCACGGGGCGAGCTGGAATTTCCTATTGTGGGGCTTATACTTCGGCGTCATTCTGATTCTCGAGAAATGGTGGGTGCTGAAGCGACTCGACCGCATGCCTCGTTGGGTCAGACATGCCTACGCGATCGTGTTGATCCTTATCGGATGGGTGCTGTTCGCTTTCGAAGAGCTTCCTAAAGTAGGAAGCTATCTGCAAGCGATGATCGGGCTGTCAGGTCGGCCGCTTTGGGACGATGTCACGATATATTTCGCTTACACGAACGCGATCTTGATCATCGTGCTCATCGTTGCTTCGTTGCCTAGGAAATCCGCTTCAGAACCGGGAGGCAGAAATCCGATGCTGAATCTCGCGTGGTGCGGAGTCTTGTTTTTCCTATCCGTCGCTTACTTGGTCGATGCGACCTTTAATCCGTTCTTATATTTCCGTTTTTAA
- a CDS encoding TerD family protein: MSISLSKGQKIDLTKTNPGLTKVLVGLGWDTNKYDGGKAFDLDASIFCLNSAGKAASEKDFVFYNNTQNPSGSVIHTGDNLTGEGDGDDEQVKVNLATVPPETEKIAFCITIHEAAERSQNFGQVTNAFVRIVNEDTGAELIRYDLGEDFSVETAVVVGELYRHSGEWKFNAVGSGYKEGLAGLCKDYGLM, from the coding sequence ATGTCAATCAGCTTATCTAAAGGTCAGAAAATCGATTTAACGAAAACAAACCCGGGCCTTACTAAAGTTCTAGTCGGACTAGGTTGGGATACGAACAAGTATGATGGAGGAAAAGCGTTCGACTTAGACGCTTCCATCTTCTGCCTGAATTCTGCCGGCAAAGCGGCTTCCGAAAAAGATTTCGTATTCTACAACAACACCCAGAACCCAAGCGGTTCCGTCATTCATACCGGCGATAACTTGACGGGCGAAGGCGATGGAGACGATGAGCAAGTTAAAGTAAATCTTGCGACCGTGCCTCCGGAAACGGAAAAAATCGCATTCTGCATTACGATCCACGAAGCTGCGGAAAGATCGCAAAACTTCGGTCAAGTGACGAACGCTTTCGTTCGTATCGTTAACGAAGACACGGGAGCGGAATTGATCCGTTACGACTTGGGAGAAGATTTCTCCGTTGAAACGGCTGTCGTCGTAGGCGAATTGTATCGCCATAGCGGCGAATGGAAATTCAACGCTGTCGGCAGCGGCTACAAAGAAGGTCTTGCCGGATTGTGCAAAGATTACGGTTTGATGTAA
- a CDS encoding DHHW family protein, translating to MMMNNNRRTDRLLVGGFVSVLFLMSAAFLLHPTVKFSELENRYLQNAPRFTWDNLVSKAFAEDAEKYVTDHFPYRDDWVWVKSSLEQLRLQQENNGIYKGEDGYLFEKFAKPDYAELQKYAEAVKRFAASHPEVDMTFMLAPTSIGMYPERLPWKAPFYSEAKVNHWIADRIGQDVTFMDGFDFLRPHASEDLYYRTDHHWTTLGAYYAYAAYAEQMGWQPLSKDQFRIETVSESFLGSYHTRSQFSGLKPDSIQAYIPKKPVSTEIYIADTDTTVTGLYDDSFLGKKDQYSYFLGGVHALTTIKTSLDPQTADQGKLLVLKDSYAHSFIPFLTQHVSQIDMIDIRYYNGNIGDYMKENGITDVLMMFNTATFVENGEILKIDD from the coding sequence ATGATGATGAACAATAATCGGAGGACTGACCGCTTACTCGTCGGGGGATTCGTCTCCGTGCTGTTTCTGATGTCCGCCGCCTTTCTTCTGCACCCTACCGTTAAGTTCTCGGAGCTCGAGAATCGATACTTGCAGAATGCTCCCCGTTTTACTTGGGACAACCTGGTATCCAAGGCATTCGCGGAAGACGCCGAGAAGTACGTAACGGATCATTTTCCTTATCGCGACGATTGGGTGTGGGTGAAGTCCTCGTTGGAACAGCTGCGCCTGCAGCAGGAGAACAACGGGATTTATAAAGGCGAAGACGGATACTTGTTCGAAAAATTCGCTAAGCCGGACTATGCGGAGCTTCAAAAATATGCCGAAGCCGTAAAACGATTCGCCGCAAGCCATCCTGAAGTCGACATGACGTTCATGCTCGCTCCAACATCTATCGGCATGTATCCGGAACGATTGCCGTGGAAAGCTCCGTTCTACTCCGAAGCTAAGGTAAATCATTGGATTGCCGACCGTATCGGGCAAGACGTCACGTTCATGGACGGCTTCGATTTTCTTCGTCCGCATGCTTCGGAAGATCTCTATTACCGGACGGATCACCATTGGACAACGCTCGGCGCTTATTATGCCTATGCAGCTTACGCTGAGCAGATGGGGTGGCAGCCGCTGAGCAAAGATCAGTTCAGGATCGAAACCGTGAGCGAATCGTTCTTGGGAAGTTATCATACCCGTAGTCAATTTAGCGGATTAAAGCCGGATTCGATCCAAGCTTATATCCCGAAGAAACCTGTAAGCACGGAAATTTACATCGCCGATACGGACACGACGGTGACGGGTTTATACGATGATAGCTTCCTAGGGAAGAAAGACCAGTATTCGTATTTCCTCGGCGGGGTACATGCCCTTACCACGATCAAGACAAGTCTCGACCCGCAAACCGCCGACCAAGGGAAACTGCTCGTTTTGAAAGACTCTTACGCTCACAGCTTTATTCCGTTCCTTACTCAACACGTATCGCAAATCGATATGATAGACATTCGTTATTACAACGGCAATATCGGCGATTATATGAAAGAGAACGGAATTACGGACGTATTGATGATGTTCAATACTGCCACCTTCGTCGAGAACGGCGAAATTCTAAAAATCGACGATTAA
- a CDS encoding DUF4358 domain-containing protein — MKRTFVLIITVVLSLALSACSSNDNQAAIESKVPPKAMADQMLQQIEQPKLMELESGLVEQLYRLDPALLEAYSIRTPLMNVKTNEIAIIKVKNAKDVAKVEMAIKQRAADVQKHFETYLPDQYEIAQNYKLVTKGNYVFFVISDKADDFVKAFESFFGSK; from the coding sequence ATGAAAAGAACGTTCGTTCTTATTATAACCGTCGTACTAAGTTTGGCCTTGAGCGCATGCTCGAGTAACGATAACCAAGCCGCGATCGAATCCAAGGTTCCTCCCAAAGCAATGGCCGATCAAATGCTGCAGCAAATCGAACAACCGAAATTGATGGAGTTGGAATCCGGTCTCGTGGAACAGCTATATCGCTTGGACCCGGCATTGCTCGAGGCCTACTCGATCAGAACGCCGCTTATGAACGTGAAGACGAATGAAATCGCAATTATTAAAGTCAAGAATGCCAAAGACGTTGCCAAAGTCGAAATGGCGATCAAACAGCGCGCGGCGGACGTGCAAAAACATTTCGAAACTTATCTCCCGGACCAGTACGAAATCGCTCAAAATTACAAGCTGGTAACCAAAGGAAACTACGTATTCTTCGTTATTTCCGATAAAGCGGACGATTTCGTCAAAGCCTTCGAAAGCTTCTTCGGGTCCAAGTAA
- a CDS encoding TerD family protein, whose amino-acid sequence MTISLSKGQRIDLTKTNPGLQRAVIGLGWDTNKYTGGEAFDLDASAFLLNQSGKASGIEDFVFYNNLSVYSGAVVHTGDNRDGLGDGDDEQIKLDFGKIPQTVHRIGITVTIHDANQRSQNFGQVSNAFVRLVDEQTGTEILRYDLGEDFSVETAVVVCELYRHGPDWKFQAVGSGFSGGLAALAANYGLDAK is encoded by the coding sequence ATGACGATCAGCTTATCCAAAGGCCAAAGAATCGATTTGACGAAAACGAATCCAGGTCTGCAGCGCGCGGTTATCGGACTTGGATGGGACACTAACAAATATACGGGCGGAGAAGCGTTCGATTTGGACGCATCGGCTTTCCTGCTTAACCAGAGCGGAAAAGCAAGCGGGATCGAGGATTTCGTATTTTATAATAACTTATCCGTATATTCCGGTGCAGTCGTGCACACCGGCGATAACCGCGACGGTCTGGGAGACGGGGACGACGAGCAAATCAAGCTCGACTTCGGTAAAATTCCTCAAACGGTGCATCGCATAGGAATTACGGTTACGATTCACGACGCGAATCAGCGCAGCCAAAATTTCGGACAAGTGTCCAACGCGTTCGTGCGTTTAGTGGACGAGCAAACCGGCACCGAAATTCTTCGGTACGACCTTGGCGAGGACTTCTCGGTGGAGACGGCCGTCGTCGTCTGCGAGCTTTACCGTCACGGACCGGATTGGAAATTTCAAGCGGTCGGCTCGGGTTTCTCGGGCGGATTAGCGGCGCTGGCCGCCAACTACGGTCTTGATGCCAAGTAA
- a CDS encoding DinB family protein, whose amino-acid sequence MKMMFEYNWQVREEWYEWCKNITEEELLKVRTGGVGGILHTLFHIVDVEWSWIREIQGLPDFQESFEEYSSLERIRQLDESFRKEVRPFIESWDGSLENRIHMERLRDGSEFRLTWGEVLRHVIAHEIHHVGQLSVWAREIGGIPVSANLIRRGLSG is encoded by the coding sequence TTGAAAATGATGTTCGAATATAATTGGCAGGTTCGGGAAGAGTGGTACGAATGGTGCAAGAACATCACGGAGGAAGAACTGCTGAAGGTTCGCACGGGCGGAGTCGGAGGCATTTTGCATACGTTATTTCATATTGTCGACGTAGAATGGAGCTGGATTCGGGAAATTCAAGGGCTTCCCGATTTTCAAGAAAGCTTCGAGGAATATAGCAGCTTGGAGAGGATACGACAGCTGGACGAATCGTTCAGGAAAGAGGTTCGTCCGTTCATCGAGTCGTGGGACGGAAGCTTGGAAAACCGGATTCACATGGAACGCTTAAGAGACGGATCGGAGTTCCGACTAACCTGGGGAGAAGTACTGAGACACGTCATCGCGCACGAAATCCACCATGTCGGACAGCTATCCGTATGGGCTCGAGAAATTGGCGGAATCCCCGTGTCAGCTAACCTGATTAGGCGCGGGTTAAGCGGATAA
- a CDS encoding DUF4358 domain-containing protein, producing MKKSAMTFLLVTALLGSLLTACSGNSANNNNNVPTSTSEATHSGESSPGSSPEASPSESASPSSEASGSPEPSESAEAGKSPEPTKTPEASKAPEATKKPEPTKKPEPSKKPEPSKKPEPSKDPAPATKDLLDGMLKQVEQPSLMDIDADQLKELYGIDTKILAEFSAKMPMMNVKTNEIAIFKVKNAKDIAAVKKGIKKRAEAVQKSFEQYLPDQYENAKNYKVATKGNYVLFVISESADDLEKAFQAAFDKK from the coding sequence ATGAAAAAAAGCGCCATGACATTCCTTCTAGTTACCGCACTACTCGGGAGCTTGCTAACGGCTTGCTCCGGCAATTCAGCCAACAATAACAACAACGTACCTACTTCGACTAGCGAAGCAACCCATAGCGGCGAATCAAGTCCTGGCTCTAGTCCGGAAGCAAGTCCAAGCGAATCCGCGAGTCCTAGCTCGGAAGCGAGCGGAAGCCCTGAACCAAGCGAAAGCGCGGAAGCCGGCAAATCTCCGGAGCCAACTAAGACACCTGAAGCCAGCAAGGCGCCTGAAGCTACTAAAAAGCCAGAACCCACCAAGAAACCTGAACCGAGCAAGAAACCCGAACCGAGCAAAAAACCGGAACCGAGCAAAGATCCGGCACCGGCAACGAAGGATCTCTTGGACGGAATGCTGAAGCAGGTCGAACAACCGTCCCTGATGGATATCGATGCAGACCAACTAAAAGAATTGTACGGCATAGATACGAAGATTCTCGCGGAATTCTCAGCCAAGATGCCTATGATGAACGTCAAAACAAACGAAATCGCCATCTTCAAAGTAAAGAACGCCAAAGATATCGCCGCCGTTAAAAAGGGGATCAAGAAACGCGCGGAGGCTGTCCAAAAAAGCTTTGAGCAATACCTGCCGGACCAGTACGAAAACGCCAAAAACTATAAAGTCGCCACGAAAGGCAATTACGTATTGTTCGTGATCTCCGAAAGCGCCGACGATCTGGAGAAAGCTTTCCAAGCCGCCTTCGATAAGAAATGA
- a CDS encoding TerD family protein, whose product MSLSIIKGQKTDITKNNPSLSRIIVGMGWNSTSGVDLDFSVFVLQANGKVRSDQDLIFYSNPSGANGSVQIVGEGRKTYGNQADKEQVNIQLGSIPKEVERVPFTLTIYEGDTRRQNFSLVNDAYIRVVDETSGNELFRYELGKNFPVETAIVVGELYRYNNDWKFNAIGSGYSGGLSALCRSFGVDVSEDAAPSPSAQAASKPPVVQAPPPTPPPATVTPPTPPTPPPSSIRLDKIELRKKGEVINLQKNAGSLGEILVNLNWNRKKTGGGLFKAATGIDLDLGCLYELKDGTKGGVQALGNAFGDLNRPPYVSLDGDDRTGALAGGENLRINGSKVAEIERIVIFAFIYEGVANWSQADGVVTIKQSGGPDIEVRMDEYNNSKGLCAIAMIKNVNNQTFSIERLVQFFDDQQKLDVAYNWGLRWAKGRK is encoded by the coding sequence ATGTCTTTATCCATCATCAAAGGTCAGAAAACGGATATAACCAAAAATAACCCGTCTTTAAGCCGAATTATTGTCGGGATGGGTTGGAATTCTACATCAGGAGTCGACTTGGATTTCTCTGTTTTCGTACTTCAAGCAAATGGAAAAGTAAGATCGGATCAGGATTTGATCTTTTATTCCAATCCGTCCGGAGCGAACGGCTCGGTTCAAATCGTTGGAGAAGGCCGAAAAACTTATGGGAATCAGGCAGACAAAGAGCAAGTGAATATCCAACTGGGAAGTATTCCGAAGGAGGTCGAGCGGGTTCCCTTCACTTTAACGATCTACGAGGGCGACACTCGCAGGCAAAATTTCTCTCTCGTGAACGATGCTTATATCCGGGTTGTCGACGAAACATCCGGAAATGAATTGTTTCGATATGAACTCGGAAAAAACTTTCCTGTCGAAACGGCGATTGTCGTGGGGGAATTATATAGATATAACAACGACTGGAAGTTTAACGCGATCGGTTCGGGGTACTCTGGCGGTCTGAGCGCCCTATGCAGAAGCTTCGGCGTAGACGTCTCCGAAGATGCCGCGCCGTCCCCATCGGCGCAAGCGGCATCCAAGCCTCCGGTGGTACAAGCCCCGCCGCCTACACCGCCGCCAGCAACAGTGACGCCACCTACGCCACCTACGCCTCCGCCGTCTTCGATTCGACTGGATAAGATCGAGCTTCGCAAGAAGGGCGAGGTCATTAACCTTCAGAAGAACGCCGGTTCACTGGGGGAGATTCTGGTTAACTTGAACTGGAATCGCAAGAAAACCGGAGGCGGATTATTCAAAGCCGCAACCGGTATCGACCTGGATTTAGGCTGTTTGTACGAACTGAAGGACGGTACGAAAGGCGGCGTTCAAGCGCTGGGCAACGCTTTCGGTGACTTGAACCGTCCGCCGTACGTCTCGCTTGACGGCGATGATCGAACCGGGGCATTGGCCGGGGGCGAGAACCTGCGAATAAACGGCTCGAAGGTGGCCGAGATAGAAAGAATCGTCATCTTCGCCTTTATTTATGAAGGGGTAGCGAATTGGTCGCAAGCGGATGGGGTCGTCACCATTAAGCAATCCGGCGGGCCGGACATCGAAGTGAGGATGGACGAGTACAACAACAGCAAGGGCCTATGCGCGATTGCGATGATCAAGAACGTGAACAATCAAACGTTTAGCATTGAGAGATTGGTTCAATTTTTTGATGATCAGCAAAAGCTGGACGTAGCCTATAATTGGGGTTTACGTTGGGCGAAGGGCAGGAAGTAA
- a CDS encoding C40 family peptidase: MNKKLTIKLLLACSLVVTGLFGSMIAASPKASAATQQSLDLVAYGKEHLGTPYQYGAEAGVTYAFDCSSYVQYVFDQFGIELPRTSISQAYTGEKVDKAYLSVGDLVFFRTGGNGISHVAIYAGDGKILHASSSQGVTVSNMNSSYWTKNYVTARRVL; encoded by the coding sequence ATGAATAAGAAACTTACGATAAAATTATTGCTCGCTTGCAGCTTGGTCGTTACCGGTTTGTTCGGCTCCATGATCGCCGCTTCGCCGAAAGCAAGCGCGGCTACGCAACAGTCGTTGGATTTGGTCGCGTACGGCAAAGAACATCTCGGAACGCCTTATCAATACGGAGCCGAAGCGGGCGTTACATATGCTTTCGATTGCTCCTCGTACGTTCAGTATGTGTTCGATCAATTCGGAATCGAGTTGCCTCGCACTTCGATATCTCAAGCCTATACCGGCGAGAAGGTCGACAAGGCTTATCTGAGCGTTGGAGATCTGGTGTTCTTCAGAACGGGCGGTAACGGAATCAGTCACGTGGCGATCTACGCGGGCGACGGTAAAATCCTTCATGCTAGCAGCAGTCAAGGCGTGACCGTATCGAACATGAATTCGAGCTATTGGACGAAAAATTACGTGACGGCGCGTCGCGTACTATAG
- a CDS encoding cation diffusion facilitator family transporter: MTIALIITAGIMLLEFFGGLITNSLALLSDSGHMLSDASSLALSLVAIWFATKPASPSKTYGFYRFEILAALFNGVTLFVIAGFIMWEAVQRFNAPPEVSSLSMILIASVGLIANLASAFALMKQGDVKNNVNLRSAYLHVIGDALGSVGAVLAGIIMLAFNWYVADPIISVLVSLLILKSAWGVIKHTVHILMEGTPITVNQEEVKSTLTEIKGVIDVHDLHIWTITSGLDSLSCHLLVEDDTDNQHILQQAIRLVEERFKIQHTTIQIETSMINHTELKV, from the coding sequence TTGACGATCGCCCTTATCATAACGGCAGGTATCATGTTGCTTGAGTTCTTCGGCGGACTTATTACGAACAGCTTGGCTTTATTATCCGATTCCGGTCACATGCTTAGCGATGCCAGTTCGTTGGCGTTGAGCTTGGTCGCCATTTGGTTCGCGACGAAGCCGGCTTCGCCAAGCAAAACTTACGGATTTTACCGGTTCGAAATTTTAGCCGCTCTATTCAACGGAGTTACGCTATTCGTCATTGCGGGATTTATCATGTGGGAAGCCGTTCAGCGGTTTAACGCTCCTCCGGAGGTGTCGAGCCTATCGATGATCTTAATCGCGTCGGTCGGGCTTATCGCGAATCTAGCGAGCGCGTTCGCGTTAATGAAACAAGGCGACGTCAAGAACAACGTAAATCTAAGAAGCGCTTATCTTCACGTCATCGGGGATGCGCTCGGTTCCGTCGGAGCGGTATTGGCCGGCATTATCATGCTTGCATTCAATTGGTATGTGGCCGATCCGATTATTAGCGTGCTGGTGTCTTTGCTGATCCTAAAGAGCGCTTGGGGGGTCATCAAGCATACGGTGCATATCCTCATGGAGGGAACGCCGATTACGGTGAACCAGGAGGAAGTGAAATCGACGTTAACCGAAATCAAGGGCGTCATAGACGTACACGATCTCCACATCTGGACGATTACTTCGGGTTTGGATTCGCTGAGCTGCCATCTTCTTGTTGAAGATGATACGGATAATCAGCATATTTTGCAGCAGGCTATTCGCCTCGTCGAGGAACGGTTTAAGATTCAACATACGACGATTCAAATCGAAACCTCGATGATCAATCATACTGAGCTAAAGGTATAG